aaatgaatacttccagagaaaatgttaaattaatctttgtacaacacaaaattacaaagaaatacaactaaaattatctaaaactcattaagaacagatagaataagatttatcttttacacccagtagccatattgacatattgatttaattttgaaaacgatatttaaatttggtaaatataactccgtaCGACCACGCAActtgaaacacaagtacgcaaacacggttgcgtgaagcgtggctcgcaatcgtgaaatttacgagacttgctcgacctgtagattcttgtatcTAAACGTGTACTGAATATGAAGTCAAAATTCAAAATGTCTATGAAtgtaaatttatttgaaaatgtttaCTCAAAAAGTTCTGTATAGCTACCATAGTCCCATTATTGCACTTCCCGGTGGCTGGTTTCAAGTCGAGGAACTGCTGCTGGTCTCGAACGGCCACGGCTCAAACTTAGCCCAAACACCACAAATCTGGTAGTTCTTTGCTGAATTTGGCGGTAATAAAATCACAAATAAATAAGTAGACTCCAATATAGTCTACTACAAACTGAACAGTTACGTGAAATTTTGTATTTACTCCTgtataaaataaaggagttaagaaacaataaatgattaaacacacttattcaaaacaacaaaatacaatttttacgtatggtctacaaatttttaaccacacATAATATGTGTACAACTCTAATTGAGTCAGGGTACTGGTGATAAATTTTTTAGCGAGTTGACGAGACGAGGACAATTTCTCGCCCGTCAGGCCAATAAAAATGGAACAACGAATCGACAAGTTCAATGTATGGCGCGTTAATATTTAATTTAGATTTTAAATACGCGTTTCCGGAACATTCTCCCCCCGCTGGCTTGTCCAGAGAAAACAATATTCAACTCAACATATATGCCTCACCAGAAGCCGCCAAAATTATTCCGAGTCCGGCCCTGTCCAGTTAAGTGTAGACTTGATTCAAGGTTTACAAAATATACTAAATAGAATACCTTACTATATTATGTATTGAATTGCGTTAAACCTACAAAACGAAACTATACTAAAacgataaaaaatatatataaaatataaatatgtacaaaattctGTAGAACTACAAATCGGAAGAAGGTAATCGACAAATCTTGGTGATTGGTCTCACATATTCTCCCGTCCGAGTTTTTACCTTGACGGACCTAACCTTTTGGTCTCGTCCCATATATGTTTCAACAATACGGCCCAGAGGCCAAAGTAATGGAGGATTTTCCTCATTTTTAACAAGAACCAATTCATTGACCTCAAGATTTTTAGTGCATGTTCTCCACTTTGGTCTATGCTGTAGCTGATTTAAATAATCAGTAACCCATCTGTTCCAGAACAATTGTTGTGCTTGCGAAATCTTTTGGTACACATCCAATCTATTTTCGTTGACCAAAGTAACATCCAACTCCGGGTATGCAGTTAAACTTGTGCCAATCAAAAAATGTCCCGGAGTGAGACATGCCATGTCGTTTGGGTCATTCGATAATTGTGTAAGGGGTCGTGAGTTTAGAATGGCTTCAATTTGCACGACCATTGTATAGAACACTTCAAAGGTAACAACATTTTTACCAAGTAATCAATAAATGTGAAACTTAGCGCTTTTAATTCCACTCTCATGTAAACCTCCCCAATGTGGAGCATTTGGaggcaaaaatttaaattctaTTAAATTCTCTAGACAATAATCTTTTATACTACTATTCTGTTCTTTACTTATCAAAAATTCGTGCAATTCCTTAAGCTGATTACGTGCTCCAAAGAAATTAGTTGCATTATCACTATAAATAACGGTAGGGTTTCCCCTACGGGAAATAAAACGTTTCAGGGCTAATAGAAAATCCTGAGTAGTCAGACTTGAAACCAATTCCAAGTGGACTGCGTGAGTGACTAAACAAACAAAAATAGCTATATAAGCTTTTGTAATTGGTGCTTTTCTAAGGTTAGAGCTTTTTATTAAAAAGTATCCACCATAGTCAATGCTTACCTTTCGAAAAGGTCTAGAGACAGTTACCCTATCTTTGGGAATGTCTGCCATAATTTGGGTCATTGGTTGACACTTAAAACGAAAACAAATCATACAGCGGTGTATCACTGTTTTAACCTCTCTTAAACCATTAAGAGGCCAGAATTTTAGGCGAAAGTTTGACAGAGTGGTTTGCGCACCTGCATGTCCTAATTTTACATGCATTTCTTTCAACATAAGCGAAACAATACGATTATGAGCTGGCAACAAAATAGGATGTTTCTGATCATATGGAAGGTCAGCATTTTCCAATCGTCCACCCACACGTAAGAAGCCGTCCTCTAGAGTGTACATGGGCGTCAATGCagctaaatttttatttgaacaaaCTTTATTTACTTTAAGGTCAGAAATTTCTTTACTAAAATATTGTTGTTGAAGCTCCCGTACTATAAGATTTGTTGCACTATTTAGTTCTCTGGGAGTTAAAACCTCCGTTAATCGATTTGGATCAGTTTTCGACAACCTACAGTTTTTTACAAATCGTAAAACGTATGCAAAAATACGTTGAGTCTTTTTAAGCGATGAATATCTTTCCGAAGCTAATAACCAAAAGCTATTTTCTACTTGAATATTAGACAATACGACCTTCTTTTCTTCGGAAATATTCTCCAAATCAAAATTCATTCTGAATTGTTCATAATTTATCTCTAATGACGATAAAAATGGAGGACCACGCCACCACATTTGCGAAGGGACCAACAGCTCTTTCACTACTACACCCCTACTAGGCAAGTCTGCTGGGTTCCAATTAGATTTAACATGATGCCAAAGAAAACTTTTCCCTATTGACTGTATAGCTGCTACCCGATTTGCCACAAAAACATTCCACCTTGACGAACTTGAATTAACCCAATATAAAGCTATCTCTGAATCCGACCATATATGACATTCGTCAATCCTAATACGATCCTTAAAAATATCTATAAGAGAACTAGCCAACTGCGTACCCAAACTTATTGCACACAACTCTAATCTGGGAATCGTCATTTTTAACAAAGGTGCGACTCGTGATTTTGACGTAATTAATACCGAAGAGATTGATTCATTACTGTAAATCGTTCTCATATATACAACTGCTGCATATGCCGCTTCACTTGCGTCACAAAACACATGCAATTCTATTTTACAAGTATCTGAATTTGTTAAAACGTAACGAGGAATACTTATTGTTTTTAACTGAATAAAGTCCGAGCAAAACTCTTCCCAAATCCTTAACAAATGCGGTTCTGTGATTTCCGAATCCCAACCAATTTTCAATAACCAAAgcttttgtattaaaatttttccTCTAACGATAAATGGTGTCAACAAACCTAATGGATCAAAACATTGAGCAACCAACGATAAAATCTTCCTCTTAGTGATCGGTTTACTTTCCGCAATTTCCGGTACTACAAAGCTCAAAACATCAGTAGCTGGATTATATCTTAAACCAAGCACCTTATTAGAGTGTTCCTTTGACAGATCTATGTTCTGTAATTCGAAACTGTTTGAAACATTCTGATCCTCTTGTAACAACTCAGTAAAGTTTGAAACAATTTTGTGCAATGTAAATCCAGATCCATTAAGCACTGTACTTAAGTCATTATTTAGCTTATTCAATTCACTAACAGAATCACAACCCGCCAAGATGTCATCCATATACGTTTGTTCTGTTAGAATGTGCGAGACAAAAGGATAATTCGCTTGATTTTTATTTGCGATATCTTTTAGTATTCTAGTAGCCAAAAAGGGCGCGCAATTCGTGCCGAATGTTAATCTTTGCATCTCTATACACGATAGTTGTTCACTAACGTTATTTCTCCATAAAATATTTAGCAAAAATGTTTGATTTGGATTAACTTTTATTTGCCTAAACATTTTTTCAATATCTCCtattaaaacaaatttaaaagtgcGAAATCGTAATAAGATATCGTACAAGTTAGGTTGTACCTGATACCCCTTTAGCATTATATCGTTTAGTGAGAGACCGGTAGAGGTTTTCCCACTAGCATCGAAAACAATTCTAACTTTAGTCGAAATACTGTCTTCGCGTATGACTGCGAAATGaggcaaaaaatatttattaaaatttttattatattttttcaagGGAATCACTTTGGCGTGATCTAGTTGCAAATATTCGTTAATAACCGATTTATACTCGTCGAAATGAGATTTATTTTTACCTAACTTCTTTTCTAGATTAAAGAAACGGTTCTTAGCCATAGCCAGCGAATCTCCTAACTTTCCAAAAGAGTTAGGAGTACGAAAAGGCATATCTACTTGATATCTTCCATCTGGAAGTACAACTGTGCTatctacaaatattttctccGCTATTAATTCATCGGAGTTCAAACTTGGCTTCTCTCTCGGAACGTCctcagtgcaccaaaatttttgtACAATGTGCTCGAGAGTCTCAGAATTTCTCGAAGAGATACACAATGAAACGCATAGTGATGCATCTTCACTTGTGTGAATAGACTCCAGTTGTTTAGTTCCAAAACATGCGTGATGTGCATGTGAATTCTTACTCGAAGGGTTTTTTATAAACGAAGTTGGTATTGTACCGGCTATAATCCATCCCATTCTTGAATTTTGAAGGGTTGGCATGTTTTCCCCCATGTGGTGCATACCATCTACCAATATTTTATAGCAATAATCTGCTCCAATCAACAAATGTATATCCGACGTCACGTAATATTGAGAATCTGCCAAAACAAAATGAGAGGGAATGCAAAGTTTTTTACTATCAATTTCAAACTGCGGTAATGGATTTGTTATTTTGCTCAAAATACCACAAGACATTCTCATTTTTTCTGAATTTACCGACGAATTTATTACGATATTGACCGTCTTTTGTGACCTCGTTAAACTAATTCCTAAACCATAAATCGACATATTCTTTTCCTGCGTAGGATATTTTAATCTATTTGCAAGCTCTTCGGTTATAAAAGATAATTGACTACCCGGATCAATTAACGCTTTGACCAAAATTTTACGACCATATTTTGAATATAAGAAAACATTTATAGTTCCCAACAGGACAACCGAATTTTTATTAGACATTGTCAAAGTCGTAAATTCGATACTCGCGTTATTACCATTACTAACATTTTTATCGTTTGCGAGGCTCGGAGAAGAATTTAATATTTCCGTTGTTTGCAATTGGGAACAAGGCGACAACGATCTCTTTGAAAAATGTAATAATGTCGCATGATTTTTTTGACACACTACGCAAGATTTTTTACTGGGACAGGCTGTGACGTAATGTTGGCCTTCAAGGCAATTAATACAAAGTTTATTtgttttaacaaatttaaatctatcagagaccgacaattttttgaattttctacAGTCGCAAATTAAATGATTCTGTAATGAACAGAAGTTACACGATATTTTTCCACTGTCTGTAGCAGATAAAACTCTATTATTCATTCTATTATAAGTGGGAGCTGCAGACTTATTTTTATTCGATGTAGATGCATCAGAATGCTTAACCGGTACTAAATTTTCGAGATGTGTTGCTCTTTcctgaattttatttaaaaatttctcaAAGGTAACTTCTGCCTTTTGTTCCCGTGAAAACTCCAAAGACCTTAGCGTAGCGCTATCAAGTTTTTGTTCTACTAACAATATAAGTATCCAATCTAATTTATCCTTATCAGTTAGATTTAAATTATCCAAAGCTTTAAGTTTATTAGACACATGAACATATAAATCTCTAAGTTGTATGTGATTTGCATTTTGTGGTACCGGTTTAAAATCAAGTAGttccaaaaataatgttttagtcaaattatatttatttccATACCTCTCTACTAGAGTATCCAAAGCtaactttaaattttttgcaacaaCCGGAAAATTTGATATTAATTTAGCCGGCTCACCTCTAACATATGATTTTAAATACATCAGTTTTTGAATATCTGATAAtgaatcattttttaaaattgttatatCGAATATTTGAAAAAACGAGTCCCATTCCGTTATTTTACCTGAATACGGATGGATTGAAAACTCCGGAAGTCTAACGGCTACTGGCGATACATTTTTTGTTGAGCTTGTGCTAACTGAGTCTAAATCTAAACTATCTTTAGACAATAAATCTAGTTTCGTGCTCAAAATGTCAAAACACCCCAAATAAAGCGCGTCTGTCTCTTCTCGCGTTTCTAATTTGCCTCCATCGGGCAATATGCCTTCTAAGTAGTTATAACCGTCATTAAAATTATGAAATGCTTCTTTTAGCATATCTAGTTTCACGGCTATTGCAAATTTACTATTTATTTGATCTAAATGATCACGAATCCAAGTTTCTACGCGAGTAATATTCGATTTACCCGTCTTTTTCTTTGAACGAGCcgttgcttcatccatttttatcaaccaaaatataaaataagtatAAATTGAAAATTGGATATAAAACCTGTACTATTTCTCAAACTCTATCGTTtagatccggctcgaaggaccatggACAAACTGGGGGTTAAATTCCCAATTTGTTAATGACTAAATAAGGTCCCACTGACCTCTGTGGACTGTATGTTAGTTACCAACGCTTTGGTTCAAAAATCACACCCCATAAAGAGGTGGTAAAAGGTTATATCTAATCCTTTAACTAAGATTAAATTAATAAAGCGAGTTGAGAAAGTAAAGGTTTAATTATCCTAGACAAAAAAAGGttacaaaataaaacaataattaaataaaaaaaaagaaccaATCTAAACGTGTACTGAATATGAAGTCAAAATTCAAAATGTCTATGAAtgtaaatttatttgaaaatgtttaCTCAAAAAGTTCTGTATAGCTACCATAGTCCCATTATTGCACTTCCCGGTGGCTGGTTTCAAGTCGAGGAACTGCTGCTGGTCTCGAACGGCCACGGCTCAAACTTAGCCCAAACACCACAAATCTGGTAGTTCTTTGCTGAATTTGGCGGTAATAAAATCACAAATAAATAAGTAGACTCCAATATAGTCTACTACAAACTGAACAGTTACGTGAAATTTTGTATTTACTCCTgtataaaataaaggagttaagaaacaataaatgattaaacacacttattcaaaacaacaaaatacaatttttacgtatggtctacaaatttttaaccacacATAATATGTGTACAACTCTAATTGAGTCAGGGTACTGGCGATAAATTTTTTAGCGAGTTGACGAGACGAGGACAATTTCTCGCCCGTCAGGCCAATAAAAATGGAACAACGAATCGACAAGTTCAATGTATGGCGCGTTAATATTTAATTTAGATTTTAAATACGCGTTTCCGGAACACATTGGATACAGGAAATTAGAACAAATAGGGATGACACAATGTGcatttgcggatgatgtggtTATTACAGCAGAAAACGAGAAAGATCTAAGAGAAAGCTTGATAGTATGGAATGAGGTATTAACAAAATATGGTATGAAATTGAATAAGAGTAAGACAAAGACAATGGTAATAAATAGAAATAGGAAAAGGATAAATATGCAAAAAGATGGAGTAGAAATAGATATAAATTataggatacaaaaaacaaatggaCTAAGGTAAGGTCGCCAATTAAGGCCACCTTTGTAAGGTAGGCAATACATTCACCATATGTTGGAAAGGTGTATTGCCTGCTATTCGTATAGTTGGTAGAAGCATGATAATAAAGAAGGGTTTATAACCTAACCATGGAGTATCATTAACTATACATGGCGCTgcgacaaaaaatatataaaataaaattaataaagaagaTAAAGCAGTAATAATTATAGTAAACATGGACTTTAAAGGTGTACCTCCTATGGAGATGTCAGGGAATGTCTCCGAAAATTGGAAATTCTGGAAACAGCGATTCACAACTTACCTCGTGGCAACGGAAATTTCAAAAAAGGCACACGAGACTCAATGTGCCCAGTTGTTAACGTTAATAGGCGACGAGGGAATGAGAATTTATAATACATTCACATTcttagaagaagaaaaaaataatctAGAAGTTTTACTTACAAAATATGATAACCACTTTACACCAAAGAAAAATTTAACCTATGAAAGACATCAACTATTAACCAGTAAGCAAACAGAATTTGAAAGCATTGAGCAATTTAGTGTAAGAGTGAAAAATATATCATTACACTGTGAACTAGGTGAATTAAGAGAGAGCCTAGTTAAAGATATTTTAATTTGTGGTATAAAATCTAACGAAATTAGAGAAAAACTCCTACAAGATGATTTAGTAACATTAGAGGAAGTCATAAAGAAAGCAGTTTATATAGAAAAAACCAAAGAACGTAACATGGCTATATCCAGTTACATGGAGCCAGGTAcccagaggcggctctagcctatgtagcgcccgtgtgcagtcgatgccctggcgccctttggtagacgcgcagtcaaaattaATGGAATAGTTGAATAGGTATTACctacctagtactagtacatagagtattagagggtattaggtacgcttataatgcaaacaaaaatccagatgcaaataatgcaatattaaatgatgtcgggagccaatatGTATTCACGGcatcagaacaacctacccaaatctgttaaaaatatttaattaaaaaagaactttttaaaaTGAACCTTTAAAAATATGATCGGCTAAAAAAGTGCTTACATGAAGCTGCATTCGAAGCGTTAGGAGAAAAATCCTCAAATAACACTCATCACCCTTGGTTTACAGATTCTTTAAAACAAAAGACGAGGGAAAAAAGAAGTATATCAAAAATGGCTCAATACCAATTGCTCAGAAGACCGAAAAACCTATGCAAGAATAagaatggaaacaaaaaaagaagtgattaaaaccaaAGAATATATGTGGCTGAAGAAATGTCAAGAATTAGACACTCTTATGGGAGGAAAAAAAGCGGAGAAGCTTGGAGAACAATATCAAATACAAGACAAAACGTATAAGACAGATGCCAGATATCCCTTATAAATATAAACGAGTGGGAAACATACTTTAAAAACCTATTGCAAGAGAATAGACAGGAATATGTAAGGCAAACTATCATCGACCCAAACAACCTGGAATGAAAAAACTGGAACAACTAGAAGATATAACAATTGAAGAACTAGAACTAACGTTAAGAGAAATGAAAAACGATAAAACTCCTGGTCCCGAAGGTATTCCAATTGAACTCATCAAGCACAGCACGACACAAgcaaaagaaattttagttgaaatattcaacTCATGCTTTTCAGGCAATAGTGACCTGCCCTCTGAGTGGAAAAAGTCCATAACTACCTTTACATACAAAAAGGGTGGTAGAAAAAATTGTAGTAATTACAAAGGCATTGGTGTGATCAGCTCAGTTGGAAAACAGTACGGACGTATAATAAAGAAACGGATAGAAAAGGAGTCGCAAGAGTCCGGAGATCAAAGTGGATTTAGGGCAGGAAGATCATGCACAGATAAcattttctgcataaggcaaCTACTAGAAAAACGTTCTGCTAGAAATCTGGAAGCTCACatggtatttgtagacttaaaaaaagcatacgataccgttcccagagaaaaaaatgtttaaggtATTACAAATaaccactttaaatagaaaatagatccaaacaataaaagatctctatgctaatgcaacaacagGAATTGGAACGGAACTTTCAAATACCTTTAAAACTTCGAAAGACCTTTTACAGGGATACTGtctgtcgcccactttatttacaatttaccttacacatgtgttagaatattggactaggaaatgccaCACAATGGGCATACcagtaggagattcttatttgtatacgttgatatttgctgacgaccaagttgtgattgctgctgataaagaagacgccagttacatgattagaaaattgaaagaggagtaACGAAAGtggggtttggaaatgagcatTGAGAAAACTAAATACCTTGTAGTCGGAAgtgatactgaagacttagaattagaaggggaatacataaaaggatgtgaaaaatttaaatatctaggttctatttttgacaaaaactccacatgcgatcaagatatagaatatcgaataagtcaagaaagaaaagctataaaacagctgattggcatttggtggagtaaaggattgcaaaatcagacaaagaaaagaatctaccaaactatcgtggaaggaattgtcctgtacaactcggaagtgtgggaagtaaaagaccgacaaaataaaagacttcaagctttagGAATGGACGGCAATCTTTAATCTGGACGGGCGAGTGGCAATCTATAAATCGCGCTTAAGTgtcaatgtaatttttcattaatcgttttaaagcatattttatgttgaaacaaagtaaaggacccgctctttggcgctcggcgccccccaacatcccggcgcccgtgtgcaccgcacaccctgcacaataggtaaagccgcctctgcgTACCAGTGACTTAAATGTAGATAAAGTAAACAAAAATCCCTCACGAGATGTAAGTGGAGAATCCAGACAAAATTTGCTACCCAACGTCAAGGCAACAATAACCAAGAATGCAAGAAATGTTTGTATAAACATGATTTTAGAAAATGCCCTGCTTTCGGTAAAATATGTGCAACATGTGGAGGTTACAACCATTTTTCGTCAGCCTGCTACAGTAAGAAGAACAACAGAGATAGAAGAAGTGTTCATGCTATCGGAGACAACAGTGAAGATGAGTTCCTTTACGTGGAAGCAATTGATATGATTTCAAACAATGGTGACATAGCATGGGCTCAGGACTTAAATGTAGAaggtaatattataaattttaaattagactCAGGCTCTATGGCTAATGTTATACCTGtaagtattttaaataaaatagattttgatttCAATAGAATTAGAAAGACTAAAGTCACTTTAAGTTcatattcaaaaaatttactACCTATAATTGGAGAATGCTGGTTAAAttgcaaatataaaaataaccaaaaaactaTGTTATTTCATATTATTGATTTAAACACATGTCCAATATTGGGTTTAAAAGGCTGCATAGAATTTGATTTAATCAGTAGGGTTGATATGGTAAATATAGAACAAAAAAATAGCGTAAATAAATTATTGATAGATTATAACTCACTGTTTAAAGGCATAGGTTGTCTAGAAGAACCTTATCATATTGAGCTCAAACCAGACGCAAAACCAGTAATATATCCCCCTAGAAAAATACCATTTTCCATTAAAGAAAAGTTCAAAATAACACTTGATAGTTTAGTAAGGCAAAGGTTAATTGAAAAAGCAGATGATGCTGCAGACTGGGTAAATGCATACGTTTTGGTGAGAAAACAAAATGGAGATTTAAGACTTTGCTTGGATCCCAAGGACTTAAATACCGCTATCAAAAGGCACTATCTCCAACTACCAACATTTGATGAACTGATAGAAAAACTGGCAGGAGCAAAAATTTTTAGCACCCTAGATGCTACTCAAGGTTTCCTTCAGATAAAGTTGGATGCAGATAGCTCAAAACTGTGTACTTTTTCTACACCGTTTGGTAGGTATAGATTCCTTAGAATGCCCTATGGACTATCCAGTGCACCAGAGGTATATCAGGAAAGAATGTCTGAGATTTTTCAAGACATAGAAGGCGTAAGTGTCTTTATTGATGATATTATAGTGTCTGGCAAGAATGAAAGTGAGCATTATAATAGATTGCAAGAAGTTTTAAAGCGAGCCGAAGAAAACAACATtcgttttaatagaagtaaatgTAAGTTTGGTCTTTCAGAAGTTAAATACATGGGGTATAAAATTACAGCAGAAGGCCTGAAACCAGATGATGAAAAAGTGGAAGCAATAAAAAACATGCCTTATCCAAAAAACGTAGCGGATGTGCAAAGATTCTTAGGCATGGTTACTTATCTAGGTaagtttataaacaatttgacAGAAAAGACTGCCCCCCTCAGACAATtgataaaaaaagatataatatTTGAATGGACTAATATTCACAGTAATGCATTTAATAACCTTAAGAAAATCATTAGTAGTAgcccttgtttaaatttttttgacataaataaattaactacTATCTCTGTAGATAGCTCTAAATATGGCATGGCCGCAGTGTTATTACAGGATAATATGCCTTGTGCTCACTCTTCATGCTCTTTTACAGAAAGTCAAACTCGCTATGCGCAAATTGAGAAAGAGTTGCTTGCAGTCTGGTTCGGTGTTAACAAGTTCTCACAATATGTGTTTGGAAAAAAATTCGTAGTGGAAACAGACCACAAACCGTTAACCAGTATAATAAAGAAACCTTTGAATACATGCCCAGCTCGACTACAAAGAATACTTATTCAACTTAGAAAATATGAATTCGAATTAGTATATAAACCAGGAAAAAATCTAATATTAGCTGATACACTATCCAGAGCATTCCAAAACAAAACCTTCAACGAAAACATAGACATAGAATTAAAAGCACAAGTATGCATGATAATGGAAAATGTAAATGTCTCAAAACAAAAAAGagatgaaataatagaagcaaCTAAAAATGACCCAGTACTTAAAAAACTAAGAAATCAAATCCTTACAGGTTGGCCTAATCGTATTAAACAAGTACCAGAAGAAATTAAACCTTATTTCAAATACAGGGATGAACTAACTTTAGTAGAAGATTTAATATTTAAAGGCCAAACTTTAGTAGTACCAAAAACAATTAGAAAGGAAATTTTGGAAAAACTGCACTATAGTCACATTGGTGTGAGAAGAAGTATCGATAAAGCGAACCTATCCTTTTTTTGGCCTCACATGAACaaccaaataaaggacatgattTTAAACTGTAACATATGTCAAACTTTTCAAAATTCCCAAAAGCCTGAACCCATGATTCCTCATTTAT
The window above is part of the Diabrotica virgifera virgifera chromosome 2, PGI_DIABVI_V3a genome. Proteins encoded here:
- the LOC126880672 gene encoding uncharacterized protein LOC126880672; translation: MDFKGVPPMEMSGNVSENWKFWKQRFTTYLVATEISKKAHETQCAQLLTLIGDEGMRIYNTFTFLEEEKNNLEVLLTKYDNHFTPKKNLTYERHQLLTSKQTEFESIEQFSVRVKNISLHCELGELRESLVKDILICGIKSNEIREKLLQDDLVTLEEVIKKAVYIEKTKERNMAISSYMEPGTQRRL
- the LOC126880671 gene encoding uncharacterized protein LOC126880671, which translates into the protein MDEATARSKKKTGKSNITRVETWIRDHLDQINSKFAIAVKLDMLKEAFHNFNDGYNYLEGILPDGGKLETREETDALYLGCFDILSTKLDLLSKDSLDLDSVSTSSTKNVSPVAVRLPEFSIHPYSGKITEWDSFFQIFDITILKNDSLSDIQKLMYLKSYVRGEPAKLISNFPVVAKNLKLALDTLVERYGNKYNLTKTLFLELLDFKPVPQNANHIQLRDLYVHVSNKLKALDNLNLTDKDKLDWILILLVEQKLDSATLRSLEFSREQKAEVTFEKFLNKIQERATHLENLVPVKHSDASTSNKNKSAAPTYNRMNNRVLSATDSGKISCQHYVTACPSKKSCVVCQKNHATLLHFSKRSLSPCSQLQTTEILNSSPSLANDKNVSNGNNASIEFTTLTMSNKNSVVLLGTINVFLYSKYGRKILVKALIDPGSQLSFITEELANRLKYPTQEKNMSIYGLGISLTRSQKTVNIVINSSVNSEKMRMSCGILSKITNPLPQFEIDSKKLCIPSHFVLADSQYYVTSDIHLLIGADYCYKILVDGMHHMGENMPTLQNSRMGWIIAGTIPTSFIKNPSSKNSHAHHACFGTKQLESIHTSEDASLCVSLCISSRNSETLEHIVQKFWCTEDVPREKPSLNSDELIAEKIFVDSTVVLPDGRYQVDMPFRVNTKFHVTVQFVVDYIGVYLFICDFITAKFSKELPDLWCLG